One stretch of Bacillus thermozeamaize DNA includes these proteins:
- a CDS encoding helicase, producing MNKINFTRGINGKPAATQLLEQALGAIEGLSGECFFGYPLIATPEGRYFVDATLVSREKGVVLFDLVEGTDVGDYAARQDDLANKIEAKLKLHKELVKGRRLIPPLNVITFAPAIDAVERLAKEDYPLANERNLAKILSAFSWQDSSDDLYRMTLSAIESLSSIRKSRSKREVRKPDSRGGKLKKIEDSIATLDHRQNRAVIETVEGVQRIRGLAGSGKTIVLALKAAYLHTQYPDWRIAVTFHTRSLKGQFKRLINNFCVEQSGEEPDWTKIRIVNAWGAPGGDERDGIYYEFCRVTGQEFHDFRSASYRFGGGDRAFDGACQAALSAVANPPELYDAILVDEAQDFAPSFLRLCYAMLKPPKRLVYAYDELQNLSGTSLPPPEEIFGTDTAGQPVVSLEGDPRRDVILQKCYRNSRPVLVTAHALGFGIYREPPKDSQTGLVQMFDQPALWEEIGYRVREGRLAKGEHVVLERTDETSPRFLEDHSPIDDLVVFLQFGDEAEQNAWLVEQIKKNVEKDELRHDDIIVIHPDPLTARERLGPIRKALFEMGIQNHLAGVDTDPDVFFKTETPSVTFTSIYRAKGNEAGMVYVVNAQDCDGTGVGLASIRNRLFTAITRSKAWVRVIGYGQGMANLIREFERLKQRNFRLDFTYPTDEVLKKLRIVHRDLSPHEKQRLEQRQTGARELVNALERGEITPDDLDAEIKQKLIKLLGGGK from the coding sequence ATGAATAAAATCAACTTCACACGCGGTATCAATGGAAAGCCCGCCGCCACCCAGTTGCTCGAGCAAGCGCTCGGCGCCATCGAGGGGCTCTCGGGAGAGTGCTTTTTTGGTTACCCATTGATCGCAACGCCGGAAGGGAGGTATTTCGTCGATGCGACGTTGGTGAGCCGCGAAAAGGGTGTCGTCCTCTTCGACCTGGTTGAAGGTACGGATGTAGGCGACTATGCGGCGCGGCAGGATGATCTTGCCAACAAGATCGAAGCCAAGCTGAAGCTACACAAGGAGCTGGTCAAAGGGCGACGTCTGATCCCGCCGTTAAACGTCATCACCTTTGCACCTGCCATCGACGCCGTCGAGAGGTTGGCCAAAGAGGACTATCCGCTCGCCAACGAAAGGAACCTCGCAAAAATCCTTTCGGCCTTTTCTTGGCAAGATAGCTCGGACGACCTGTATCGAATGACACTTTCGGCCATCGAGAGTTTGTCGTCGATCCGCAAAAGTCGCTCCAAGCGCGAGGTGAGAAAGCCTGATTCGCGAGGCGGAAAGCTCAAGAAAATAGAGGACTCGATTGCCACGCTTGATCATCGGCAAAACCGGGCCGTCATTGAAACAGTCGAGGGCGTGCAGCGCATTCGTGGTCTGGCCGGTTCCGGCAAGACCATCGTACTGGCTCTCAAGGCCGCATATCTCCACACCCAGTATCCTGATTGGCGGATTGCCGTTACCTTCCACACTCGTTCGCTGAAGGGACAATTCAAGCGGCTCATCAACAATTTCTGTGTCGAGCAAAGTGGCGAGGAGCCGGATTGGACAAAGATACGAATAGTCAACGCGTGGGGCGCGCCCGGTGGTGATGAGCGTGACGGAATTTATTACGAGTTCTGCCGCGTCACAGGGCAGGAGTTCCATGATTTCAGGTCCGCCAGCTATCGATTCGGTGGCGGCGATAGGGCGTTCGATGGGGCTTGCCAAGCAGCCTTGAGTGCGGTTGCTAATCCCCCAGAGCTCTACGACGCGATCCTGGTTGACGAAGCACAAGACTTTGCCCCGAGCTTTCTGCGCTTGTGCTACGCGATGCTCAAGCCGCCGAAGCGGCTCGTTTATGCCTACGACGAACTCCAGAATCTATCGGGGACCTCACTGCCGCCACCTGAAGAGATTTTTGGTACAGACACTGCAGGGCAGCCAGTTGTTTCCCTTGAGGGCGACCCGCGCCGGGACGTGATCTTACAGAAGTGCTACCGCAACTCGCGGCCCGTGTTGGTGACGGCCCACGCCCTCGGCTTCGGCATCTACCGTGAGCCGCCAAAAGACTCCCAGACGGGGTTGGTACAGATGTTCGACCAACCTGCTTTGTGGGAAGAAATCGGATACAGGGTGCGAGAGGGACGTTTGGCTAAGGGAGAGCACGTCGTCCTCGAACGAACCGACGAGACCAGCCCCAGGTTTCTAGAGGACCATTCCCCGATCGACGATCTCGTCGTTTTTCTGCAGTTCGGTGACGAAGCCGAACAGAACGCGTGGTTGGTCGAGCAGATCAAGAAAAACGTTGAAAAAGACGAACTGCGGCATGATGACATTATTGTTATCCATCCTGACCCTCTCACTGCCCGAGAGCGATTGGGGCCGATCCGTAAGGCATTGTTCGAGATGGGTATCCAGAACCATCTCGCGGGCGTCGACACAGATCCCGACGTGTTCTTTAAGACCGAGACACCTTCCGTGACATTCACCAGTATTTACCGGGCCAAAGGTAACGAGGCGGGCATGGTCTATGTGGTCAATGCGCAAGACTGCGATGGCACTGGGGTGGGGTTGGCCAGCATACGTAATCGCTTGTTTACTGCCATCACCCGCAGCAAAGCCTGGGTACGGGTAATCGGCTACGGGCAGGGGATGGCTAATCTTATTCGCGAGTTCGAGCGTTTAAAACAACGCAACTTTAGACTCGACTTCACGTACCCGACCGATGAGGTCCTTAAAAAACTGAGGATCGTGCACCGCGACCTATCGCCGCATGAAAAGCAGCGCTTAGAGCAAAGGCAGACTGGTGCTCGCGAGTTAGTAAATGCCTTGGAGCGAGGCGAAATCACACCGGATGACTTGGATGCCGAAATCAAGCAAAAACTGATTAAGCTGCTCGGAGGTGGCAAATGA
- a CDS encoding TIGR02391 family protein, whose protein sequence is MSTIPPFDRAQIEALARFLGECGTGSEISRVLQDRGLVDHSGESTKWRRLYWIFQHYQYEYKCANHVLDFIRAFLAPARFVDRPEKFEEHRQDLNKILVFSGLEYGPDGQFRQVKAVTTLDEAEKRVQTIRAKLKGRSVHPEVLKYCRTELMQDNYFHAVFEATKGLAQRIRDMTGVQLDGAALIDHVFAIDRPLLALNSLRTESEKSEHKGFALLLKGCFGAIRNPRAHEPKILWKGEDDAVDYLTLLSLLHRKLDDAALVREGGQP, encoded by the coding sequence TTGAGCACGATTCCACCATTTGATAGAGCCCAGATTGAAGCACTTGCGCGCTTTCTAGGTGAATGCGGCACTGGAAGTGAGATTTCCAGAGTGCTTCAGGATCGAGGACTGGTTGACCATTCTGGCGAATCCACGAAGTGGCGGCGCCTTTACTGGATATTTCAACATTACCAGTATGAGTACAAGTGTGCCAATCACGTGCTTGATTTTATACGCGCATTTCTTGCCCCGGCGCGATTCGTTGATCGGCCCGAGAAGTTCGAGGAGCACCGACAAGATCTCAACAAGATCTTGGTTTTCTCTGGACTGGAGTACGGGCCCGATGGGCAGTTCCGACAAGTGAAGGCAGTGACGACACTGGATGAGGCAGAAAAACGTGTTCAGACCATCCGAGCGAAGTTAAAAGGCCGTAGTGTCCACCCAGAGGTCTTAAAGTATTGCCGAACTGAACTGATGCAGGACAACTACTTCCACGCCGTGTTCGAAGCAACGAAAGGACTTGCCCAACGTATCCGGGACATGACGGGCGTTCAGTTGGACGGCGCCGCACTCATTGACCATGTTTTCGCCATCGACCGACCCCTGCTCGCTCTGAATTCGCTCCGAACAGAAAGCGAGAAGTCAGAGCACAAGGGATTCGCGTTGCTGCTGAAAGGTTGCTTTGGTGCAATCCGAAACCCACGGGCTCATGAGCCAAAGATTCTGTGGAAAGGAGAAGACGACGCTGTAGACTATCTTACACTCCTCTCTTTGTTGCATCGCAAGCTGGATGATGCCGCGCTAGTTCGTGAAGGAGGCCAGCCATGA
- a CDS encoding restriction endonuclease subunit S — protein sequence MENGQLTWITNFIWGIADDVLRDLYVRGKYRDVILPMTVIRRLDAVLEPTKQAVLDMKASLDKAGITNQDAALRRAAGQAFYNTSPFTLRDLKTRASRQQLEADFRAYLDGFSPNVQEIIDNFEFRNQIPRLAKADALGTLIEKFLDPSINLSPQPVLGSDGSVRLPGLDNHAMGTIFEELVRRFNEENNEEAGEHWTPRDAVRLMAHLVFEPIADRIESGTYLLYDGACGTGGMLTVAEETLLQLAKERGKQVSVHLFGQEINAETYAICKADLLLKGEGDAADNIVGGPEHSTLSNDAFPGHEFDFMLSNPPYGKSWKSDMERMGGKAGIKDPRFVVQHRGEELSLITRSSDGQMMFLVNMLSKMKHDTPLGSRIAEVHNGSSLFTGDAGQGESNIRRWIIENDWLEAIVALPLNMFYNTGIATYVWVLTNRKPGHRKGRVQLIDATQWYKPLRKNLGKKNCELSEEDIRRVLDTFLKFEETEQSKIFPNAAFGYWKVTVERPLRLKGIDPERAYTAKEIKALRETAERAEDAPPVIKKIHKPGTAPDPLHGLFEVVIAGKPRVVEYEPDTELRDNEQIPFLECPACHEPGYLPGPEDRRAAIETFLRREVLPYAPDAWYDPASVKVGYEINFNRYFYKPKALRTLEEIRADLLAVEKASEGLLEEILGGEQVEHDSTI from the coding sequence ATGGAGAACGGCCAACTGACCTGGATCACGAACTTTATCTGGGGCATCGCTGACGACGTGTTGCGCGATCTCTATGTGCGCGGCAAGTACCGCGATGTCATTCTCCCGATGACCGTTATCCGCAGGCTGGATGCGGTGCTGGAGCCCACCAAGCAGGCGGTGCTCGATATGAAGGCGTCCCTTGACAAGGCGGGCATAACGAACCAGGACGCCGCCTTGCGCAGGGCGGCCGGACAGGCGTTTTACAACACCTCGCCGTTCACCTTGCGCGATCTCAAGACGCGTGCCAGCCGCCAGCAACTGGAGGCGGATTTTCGTGCCTACCTCGATGGCTTCTCGCCCAACGTGCAGGAGATCATCGACAACTTCGAGTTCCGCAACCAAATCCCCCGCCTGGCCAAAGCCGACGCCCTGGGCACCCTGATCGAGAAGTTCCTCGACCCCTCGATCAACTTGAGCCCGCAGCCGGTCCTGGGCAGCGATGGCAGCGTGCGCCTGCCGGGCCTCGATAACCACGCCATGGGCACCATTTTCGAGGAGCTGGTGCGCCGCTTCAACGAGGAGAACAACGAGGAGGCCGGTGAGCACTGGACGCCGCGCGACGCCGTGAGGCTGATGGCCCATCTGGTCTTCGAGCCGATCGCCGACCGGATCGAATCCGGCACGTACCTTCTCTATGACGGCGCCTGCGGCACGGGCGGAATGCTCACAGTGGCCGAGGAAACCCTGTTGCAGCTGGCGAAAGAACGCGGCAAACAGGTCTCGGTGCACCTTTTCGGCCAGGAGATCAACGCCGAGACCTACGCCATATGCAAAGCCGACCTGCTGCTCAAGGGTGAGGGTGACGCCGCCGACAACATCGTCGGCGGACCGGAGCACTCGACGCTCTCCAACGACGCCTTCCCCGGCCACGAATTCGACTTCATGCTCTCGAACCCGCCCTACGGGAAAAGTTGGAAGAGTGACATGGAGCGCATGGGCGGCAAGGCGGGCATCAAGGATCCCCGTTTCGTCGTGCAACACCGGGGCGAGGAGCTGTCGCTCATCACTCGCTCGAGTGACGGCCAGATGATGTTCCTGGTGAACATGCTCTCCAAGATGAAGCACGATACCCCGCTCGGCAGTCGCATCGCCGAGGTGCACAACGGCTCGTCGCTGTTTACGGGGGACGCCGGCCAGGGCGAAAGCAACATCCGCCGCTGGATCATCGAGAACGACTGGCTTGAGGCGATCGTCGCCCTGCCGCTGAACATGTTCTACAACACCGGCATTGCCACCTACGTCTGGGTGCTCACGAACAGAAAGCCCGGGCACCGCAAAGGCCGCGTGCAGCTCATCGATGCCACCCAGTGGTACAAGCCCCTGCGCAAGAACCTGGGCAAGAAGAACTGTGAGCTGTCCGAAGAGGACATCCGTCGCGTCCTCGACACCTTCCTCAAATTTGAGGAGACCGAGCAGTCCAAGATCTTCCCCAACGCGGCCTTCGGCTACTGGAAGGTGACGGTGGAACGCCCCCTGCGCCTGAAAGGCATCGACCCCGAGCGCGCCTACACCGCCAAGGAGATCAAGGCGCTTCGGGAAACGGCCGAGAGGGCCGAGGACGCACCGCCGGTGATCAAAAAGATTCACAAACCCGGCACCGCGCCCGACCCGCTGCACGGGCTGTTTGAGGTTGTCATCGCCGGCAAGCCCCGCGTGGTGGAGTATGAACCGGACACGGAGCTGCGCGACAACGAGCAGATCCCGTTCCTCGAGTGCCCGGCCTGCCATGAGCCCGGCTACCTGCCGGGGCCGGAAGACCGGCGTGCGGCCATCGAGACCTTCCTGCGGCGCGAGGTGCTGCCCTACGCGCCGGACGCCTGGTACGACCCGGCGAGCGTCAAGGTCGGCTACGAGATTAACTTCAACCGCTACTTCTACAAGCCAAAGGCCCTGCGCACTCTGGAGGAGATCCGCGCGGATCTGTTGGCGGTGGAGAAGGCGTCCGAGGGGTTGTTGGAGGAAATTTTGGGGGGAGAACAAGTTGAGCACGATTCCACCATTTGA
- a CDS encoding MFS transporter: MKNAGKKDPISIGLKENSIPFILLVIVNLFVGSMVGLERTVLPLIGEQIFGLASASAALSFIISFGFAKAIVNFFAGRLADRIGRKQVLIIGWIFGLFVPLLVIWANSWWWIVLGNILLGLNQGLTWSMTVNMKVDLVKPDQRGLAIGLNEFAGYTGVALTAMVSGYIASVYSLRPEPFYLGLVLAFVGLGLSFFVKDTDAYLKLQAMQQKQPAAELKMSTKQVFRQTTWADKSLSSCSFAGLSTNLKDGMAWGLFPLFFSETGLSVSEIGIIVSLYPAAWGFFQLFTGALSDRMGRKWMIAFGMWIQAFSIWCILFSNSYIMWLVNVILLGLGTAMVYPTLQAAISDVVHPDWRASAMGVYRLWRDSGYAFGALIAGILADILNVAWAIGFVAFIPLLAGLVVSVRLRETLKKI, translated from the coding sequence ATGAAAAATGCAGGAAAAAAGGATCCAATCAGTATCGGACTAAAGGAAAACAGCATTCCCTTTATCCTTCTGGTCATCGTCAATCTGTTTGTAGGATCGATGGTCGGATTGGAAAGAACCGTACTGCCTCTGATCGGTGAACAAATTTTTGGTTTGGCATCTGCCAGTGCCGCCCTTTCGTTCATCATTAGTTTTGGATTTGCAAAAGCCATTGTCAACTTTTTTGCGGGCCGCCTTGCGGATCGCATCGGACGCAAACAGGTGCTCATCATCGGCTGGATCTTTGGGCTCTTTGTTCCTTTGCTCGTGATCTGGGCCAATTCCTGGTGGTGGATCGTTCTGGGGAATATTCTCCTTGGACTCAACCAAGGTCTTACATGGTCGATGACGGTCAACATGAAAGTGGATTTGGTTAAACCTGATCAAAGAGGACTGGCGATTGGCCTCAACGAGTTTGCAGGTTATACCGGGGTCGCTTTAACCGCAATGGTTTCCGGTTATATTGCCTCTGTTTACTCCCTACGTCCCGAACCGTTTTATTTGGGGCTGGTTCTGGCTTTCGTCGGGCTAGGATTATCGTTTTTTGTCAAAGACACGGATGCCTATCTCAAGCTTCAGGCCATGCAACAAAAACAGCCGGCTGCTGAATTGAAGATGTCCACAAAACAAGTGTTCAGACAAACGACTTGGGCAGACAAATCGCTTTCCAGTTGCAGTTTTGCCGGACTTTCCACCAATTTAAAAGACGGCATGGCATGGGGCTTGTTCCCGCTTTTCTTTTCGGAAACCGGACTATCGGTAAGTGAAATCGGGATCATCGTATCCCTTTATCCGGCAGCATGGGGGTTTTTTCAATTGTTTACAGGTGCGCTCAGTGACCGCATGGGGCGTAAATGGATGATCGCTTTCGGGATGTGGATACAAGCATTTTCCATTTGGTGCATTCTTTTTTCAAATTCTTACATCATGTGGCTCGTCAATGTCATCCTTTTGGGTCTCGGAACCGCGATGGTTTATCCCACATTGCAAGCCGCGATTAGTGACGTGGTGCATCCTGACTGGCGCGCTTCCGCAATGGGGGTTTATCGGCTGTGGCGTGACAGTGGATACGCGTTTGGAGCCTTAATCGCTGGTATATTAGCAGACATTTTGAATGTTGCCTGGGCAATTGGATTCGTCGCATTCATCCCTCTATTGGCAGGACTTGTTGTGTCGGTTCGCTTGAGGGAAACATTAAAAAAGATATAA
- a CDS encoding NrdH-redoxin → MVVVYTTSSCGWCRLAKQYLDQKGVSYEEVDIAQNPARMAELVFKSSQTGVPVIDVNGTIVVGYNPSALERALEQISQ, encoded by the coding sequence ATGGTTGTCGTCTACACCACATCCAGCTGTGGCTGGTGCAGATTGGCCAAACAGTATCTCGATCAAAAGGGCGTTTCTTACGAAGAGGTGGACATTGCACAAAATCCCGCACGCATGGCAGAGTTGGTCTTCAAGAGCAGCCAAACGGGCGTGCCAGTCATCGACGTCAACGGCACAATCGTTGTGGGGTACAACCCTAGCGCCCTGGAACGTGCGTTGGAACAAATTTCGCAATAA
- a CDS encoding NADH dehydrogenase (Catalyzes the transfer of electrons from NADH to ubiquinone) gives MGSSLFLALFAGHALMLISAGLLLHPRISSDYLRIHIRLFAIPLAVSVVGLFFAEQQAAFGWWRSDRLGWLMSCYILLLGWLVQRFSFRFFQGDRSWRKVFTLLTLTVSVASVTWFGDDMRWIVLCWGLSLFSFVALVMQKKEWEPAKRLSWLMAKMFAASWFSLFVSVIWLWNATGEWRLSLVFSTENLSILAGETIFAVNVLLFLAAIIPAGQWPFHRWLLASAVIPTPISAVMHAGLVNAGALLLARFAPLFSGSTAQTLLLLFALVSVLIGTGILTVHVDYKRQLVASTMAQMGMMFVQCALGAYGLAVLHLMLHGWFKAFLFLQSGSVVPRTKPIMDAPATSAKGWLLAGVALGGVLGWGYWMLDPHENARLLRALLLGWSLAFAWGQMIVFRNGRWAGFTLLAGLAMLSETFHSGLMRFLGLALPQKHGVTAFHEIAVVLFFIVGGYAGRWIASLRSDFSETLYMRLVHWGEPHPDFVESLPRYLMAYVRQRR, from the coding sequence ATGGGCTCATCATTATTTCTGGCTTTGTTTGCAGGACATGCCTTGATGTTGATCAGTGCCGGATTATTGTTGCATCCGCGGATTTCGAGTGACTATCTTCGCATCCACATCCGGTTGTTTGCGATTCCGCTGGCGGTTTCTGTGGTTGGACTTTTCTTTGCCGAACAACAGGCGGCGTTTGGGTGGTGGCGTTCCGATCGTCTCGGTTGGCTCATGTCCTGTTATATCTTGCTGCTAGGGTGGCTGGTCCAGCGTTTTAGTTTCCGCTTTTTCCAGGGTGATCGATCCTGGCGGAAGGTTTTTACACTGTTGACGCTGACGGTCAGTGTGGCTTCCGTGACATGGTTCGGGGATGACATGCGCTGGATCGTTTTATGTTGGGGACTGTCGTTGTTCAGTTTTGTGGCACTGGTGATGCAAAAAAAGGAATGGGAACCGGCCAAACGGCTGTCCTGGCTGATGGCCAAGATGTTCGCGGCAAGTTGGTTCTCGCTGTTCGTTTCTGTCATATGGCTATGGAATGCTACAGGAGAATGGCGACTTTCCTTAGTCTTTTCGACGGAAAACTTGTCTATTCTTGCAGGCGAGACAATCTTTGCGGTGAACGTGTTGCTCTTTCTGGCTGCCATTATTCCGGCAGGACAGTGGCCTTTTCACCGCTGGTTGTTGGCGTCGGCGGTGATACCGACTCCGATTTCAGCCGTCATGCATGCCGGTCTGGTCAATGCCGGCGCGCTCCTGCTGGCCAGATTTGCGCCGTTGTTTTCCGGCAGCACGGCGCAAACGTTGCTGTTGTTATTTGCACTCGTCTCCGTGTTGATCGGCACGGGAATCCTCACGGTTCATGTGGATTACAAGCGGCAATTGGTGGCTTCAACGATGGCGCAAATGGGGATGATGTTTGTCCAATGCGCTTTGGGGGCATACGGGTTGGCCGTCCTGCATCTGATGCTGCACGGTTGGTTTAAGGCTTTCCTCTTTCTGCAATCCGGTTCAGTGGTGCCGCGGACAAAACCGATCATGGATGCGCCGGCGACATCGGCAAAAGGCTGGCTGTTGGCCGGCGTGGCCTTAGGGGGTGTGTTAGGCTGGGGATATTGGATGCTCGATCCCCACGAGAACGCGAGACTGTTGAGAGCCTTACTTCTTGGCTGGTCGCTGGCGTTTGCGTGGGGGCAGATGATCGTTTTTCGTAACGGACGTTGGGCGGGATTTACGTTGCTGGCGGGATTGGCGATGCTTTCCGAAACGTTTCACAGCGGTTTGATGCGTTTTTTGGGGCTGGCTCTGCCGCAGAAACACGGCGTGACGGCGTTCCACGAAATCGCGGTGGTTCTGTTTTTCATCGTTGGAGGATACGCTGGTCGCTGGATTGCTTCTTTGCGCTCCGATTTTTCGGAGACATTGTACATGCGGCTTGTCCATTGGGGCGAACCGCATCCCGACTTTGTGGAGAGCCTTCCGCGTTATCTCATGGCATATGTGCGGCAAAGGAGGTAA
- a CDS encoding DEAD/DEAH box helicase, which translates to MKPTDTSEAGLETLICRALTGSDCAPRPAVTQAVVAETPEPYGGVGWLPGDPADYDREYCVDLAQFAAFLRATQPEVAKALDLDHDSPTRRKFLARLQGEVSKRGVVDVLRGGIQHGPYRIELFYGTPSPGNGQARALYEQNRFTVTRQLRYSRDETQRALDLVLFINGLPVFTFELKNRLTKQTVHDAIEQYRRDRNPREKLFELGRCVAHFAVDDNEVWFCTHLAGKASWFLPFNKGWNNGAGNPPNPQGLKTDYLWREVLTRESLTDIIENYAQLVVEKDPKSGRKSRKQIFPRYHQLDVVRKLLADAREHGAGRRYLIQHSAGSGKSNSIAWLAHQLIGLARDGRPIFDSIIVVTDRRILDQQIRDTVKQFAQVSATVGHAEHSGDLRRFIESGKKIIITTLQKFPFILDEIGGEHRGRHFAIIIDEAHSGQGGRTSAKMSMALSEAGAEDEEETFEDRINRLMETRKLLPNASYFAFTATPKNKTLEMFGEPDPQPDGTVKHRPFHSYTMKQAIQEGFILDVLAHYTPVKSYYKLIKKIEDDPEFDVKKAQKKLRRFVEGHEHAIRLKAEIMVDHFHEQVIAKGKIGGRARAMVVTGGIERAIQYFHAFKAYLAERKSPYRAIVAFSGEHEYGGQPVTEAILNGFPSNQIADKIREDPYRFLICADKFQTGYDEPLLHTMYVDKVLSGVKAVQTLSRLNRAHPQKHDTFVLDFVNDPETIRKAFEPYYRTTILADETDPNKLHDLKADLDGYQVYALEEVDELVRLYLDGADRDRLDPILDACVTTYMEHLDEDGQVDFKGKAKAFLRTYHFLSSILPYTNAEWEKLSIFLNFLVPKLPAPIEEDLSKGILEAIDMDSYRVEKQATMRIALADADAEIEPLPAGGGGYKPEPELDRLSNIIKAFNDQFGNIPWTDADRVRKLITEEIPARVAADTAYQNARKYSDKQNARIEHDKALGRVMIALLQDDTELFKQFSDNEGFRRWLTDTVFALTYGEPGSAR; encoded by the coding sequence ATGAAACCCACCGACACCAGCGAAGCTGGGCTCGAAACTTTGATCTGCCGGGCGCTGACGGGCAGTGACTGTGCGCCCCGGCCTGCCGTTACCCAGGCGGTCGTTGCCGAGACGCCGGAACCCTACGGCGGTGTGGGTTGGCTCCCCGGCGACCCGGCCGACTATGACCGGGAATACTGCGTCGATCTGGCTCAGTTTGCGGCCTTTCTGCGCGCCACACAGCCTGAGGTCGCCAAAGCGCTCGATCTGGATCACGACAGCCCCACGCGGCGCAAGTTTCTGGCGCGCCTTCAGGGCGAGGTGAGCAAGCGCGGGGTGGTGGACGTGCTGAGAGGCGGCATCCAGCACGGGCCTTACCGCATTGAGCTCTTCTACGGCACGCCTTCCCCCGGAAACGGGCAAGCGCGGGCGCTCTATGAGCAGAACCGCTTCACCGTCACGCGCCAGCTCCGCTACAGCCGTGACGAGACGCAGCGGGCGCTGGATCTTGTGCTCTTTATCAACGGCCTGCCGGTTTTTACTTTCGAGCTCAAAAACAGGCTGACCAAACAGACGGTGCATGACGCCATCGAGCAGTACAGGCGCGACCGCAACCCGCGCGAAAAGCTCTTCGAGCTGGGCCGCTGCGTGGCGCATTTTGCGGTGGACGACAACGAGGTGTGGTTCTGCACGCACCTTGCGGGCAAGGCGTCGTGGTTTCTGCCTTTCAACAAGGGATGGAACAACGGCGCGGGCAATCCGCCCAATCCGCAGGGGCTCAAGACCGATTATCTCTGGCGGGAGGTTCTCACCCGGGAGAGCCTGACCGATATCATCGAAAACTACGCGCAACTCGTCGTGGAAAAGGACCCAAAAAGCGGAAGGAAGTCGCGCAAGCAGATTTTCCCGCGTTATCACCAGCTCGACGTGGTGCGCAAGCTACTTGCAGATGCCCGGGAGCATGGCGCAGGGCGGAGGTATCTCATCCAGCATTCGGCCGGCAGCGGCAAGTCCAACTCCATCGCCTGGCTGGCCCACCAGTTGATCGGTCTCGCGAGGGACGGCAGGCCTATTTTCGATTCCATTATCGTGGTGACCGACCGGCGCATCCTGGACCAGCAGATCCGGGACACGGTCAAGCAGTTTGCCCAGGTGAGCGCTACGGTTGGGCACGCCGAACATTCCGGCGATCTGCGGCGCTTCATCGAGAGCGGCAAAAAGATCATCATCACGACGCTGCAGAAGTTCCCGTTCATCCTCGACGAAATCGGCGGCGAGCACCGCGGGCGCCATTTTGCCATCATCATCGACGAGGCGCATTCGGGGCAGGGGGGCCGTACCTCGGCCAAAATGAGCATGGCTTTGTCGGAAGCCGGCGCGGAGGACGAAGAGGAAACCTTCGAGGACCGGATCAACCGGCTCATGGAGACCCGGAAGCTTTTGCCGAACGCCAGCTATTTCGCCTTTACCGCCACCCCGAAAAATAAGACGCTCGAGATGTTCGGTGAACCCGACCCGCAGCCCGACGGCACGGTCAAACACCGGCCGTTTCATAGCTACACCATGAAACAGGCCATTCAGGAAGGGTTCATCCTGGATGTGCTGGCCCACTATACACCGGTCAAGAGCTACTATAAGCTCATCAAGAAGATTGAGGACGACCCGGAATTCGACGTCAAAAAGGCGCAGAAGAAGCTGCGTCGCTTCGTCGAGGGGCACGAGCACGCCATTCGGCTCAAGGCCGAGATCATGGTGGACCATTTTCACGAGCAAGTGATTGCCAAGGGCAAGATCGGTGGCCGGGCGCGGGCCATGGTGGTGACCGGCGGCATCGAGCGGGCCATCCAGTACTTCCATGCTTTTAAGGCGTACCTTGCCGAGCGCAAAAGCCCCTATCGGGCGATTGTGGCCTTCTCGGGGGAGCACGAGTACGGCGGGCAACCGGTCACCGAAGCCATCCTCAACGGCTTTCCCTCGAACCAGATCGCCGACAAGATCCGGGAGGACCCGTATCGGTTTTTGATCTGCGCCGACAAATTTCAGACCGGCTACGACGAGCCACTCCTGCACACAATGTACGTGGACAAGGTGCTCTCCGGGGTCAAGGCCGTGCAGACACTTTCGCGCCTTAACCGCGCCCACCCGCAGAAGCACGATACCTTCGTCCTCGATTTCGTCAACGACCCGGAGACGATCCGGAAGGCCTTCGAGCCCTACTACCGGACGACCATCCTCGCGGACGAGACCGACCCGAACAAGCTGCACGACCTCAAGGCCGACCTCGACGGGTACCAGGTGTACGCGCTCGAAGAGGTGGATGAACTGGTACGGCTGTACCTGGACGGCGCCGATCGCGACCGTCTCGACCCGATCCTTGACGCCTGTGTGACCACCTACATGGAGCACCTCGATGAGGACGGTCAGGTCGACTTCAAAGGCAAGGCCAAGGCGTTTCTGCGAACGTATCATTTTCTGTCGTCGATCCTCCCCTACACCAACGCCGAGTGGGAGAAGCTGTCGATTTTCCTCAACTTCCTGGTGCCCAAATTGCCGGCGCCGATAGAGGAGGACCTTTCGAAGGGCATCCTCGAGGCGATCGACATGGACAGCTACCGGGTCGAGAAACAGGCGACCATGAGGATCGCGCTTGCCGATGCGGATGCGGAGATCGAACCGCTGCCCGCGGGGGGCGGGGGATATAAGCCCGAACCGGAGCTGGACCGCCTCTCGAACATCATCAAGGCTTTTAACGATCAGTTTGGCAACATCCCCTGGACCGACGCCGATCGGGTGCGCAAACTCATCACCGAGGAGATTCCGGCACGTGTGGCGGCCGACACCGCCTACCAGAACGCACGCAAGTATTCCGACAAACAGAACGCACGGATTGAGCACGACAAGGCGCTCGGTCGCGTTATGATCGCATTGCTGCAGGATGACACCGAACTCTTTAAGCAGTTCAGCGACAACGAAGGGTTCCGGCGCTGGCTAACGGATACGGTGTTCGCACTGACCTACGGCGAACCTGGCAGCGCGAGGTAG